One Candidatus Culexarchaeum yellowstonense genomic region harbors:
- a CDS encoding indolepyruvate oxidoreductase subunit beta — translation MVDEFNVVACGVGGQGVLTLSRILASAAVKLGYSVRVGETLGMSQRGGIVQSFIRFGSKVLSPLIPIGGADVIVSLDYIEALRVFKYASGNSTIIINSNTIPPISVLIGEGKMPSLDDVVKVYGGVTCKVHVLDADGLAVKAGLPTATNIVLLGFLCKLFQEILPQNILRDTVAENVPSRYVKENLLAFDLGFNFNKF, via the coding sequence ATGGTTGATGAATTCAACGTTGTTGCTTGTGGTGTTGGCGGTCAGGGGGTTTTGACGTTATCGAGGATTTTGGCTTCAGCTGCTGTTAAGTTGGGTTATAGTGTTCGTGTAGGTGAAACTTTGGGTATGTCTCAGAGGGGTGGGATAGTTCAAAGCTTCATTAGATTTGGATCGAAGGTTTTAAGCCCCCTAATACCAATTGGAGGTGCCGATGTCATAGTATCCTTGGATTACATTGAAGCTCTCAGGGTTTTCAAGTATGCCTCTGGAAACTCCACGATCATAATAAACTCCAATACAATTCCACCAATATCCGTTTTGATTGGTGAGGGTAAAATGCCATCTCTGGATGATGTGGTGAAAGTTTATGGTGGAGTTACTTGTAAGGTTCATGTTTTGGATGCTGATGGCTTGGCTGTTAAGGCCGGCTTACCCACAGCTACAAACATCGTCCTACTTGGCTTCCTATGTAAATTGTTCCAGGAAATTTTGCCGCAAAACATTTTGAGGGATACTGTGGCTGAAAATGTTCCATCGAGATATGTTAAGGAGAATCTCTTAGCCTTTGATCTTGGCTTCAACTTCAATAAATTTTAA
- the iorA gene encoding indolepyruvate ferredoxin oxidoreductase subunit alpha — protein sequence MDPLLGESGLRVLMMGNEAIARGAIEGGVQFVSGYPGTPSSEVIMSLSRVSSKLGILVEWFANEKVALEAAFSASSAGLRSMVTMKAPGVNVASDALLSAAYAGVNGGMVILVADDPGPHTTQTEQDSRFYALLSNLPLIEPSTPQEAKDMVVWGFELSEEVNLPVILRTTTRVNHTSSDVLLGDLKPLKRKPLFKKDLPRYVRASMRWNLDRHLWLNKCMSQIPNLASKYPFDIMILRGDFGIITSGVSYTYVLESLRRLGFESCSILRVGLVNPISMENLSKFLSHCRRILFVEELEPILEERVRALSTTMNVDVDFHGKFDGVLPREGEFNIEIVENAIANVFGFKASTPSIKALPVEPPPRSPVMCAGCPHRSSYYALLKAIRDLGFRVDEVPVFGDIGCYALSLQKPLEAIWTEHCMGASISMALGLKLSGYDKPVVATIGDSTLFHAGLPALVDAVHFNANIVVMVLDNATTAMTGHQPHPGSSFRADGSPARSVDIVNVVRGVGVDRVEVVDPYDIPKTVDVLKRALLNRDGVYVVVCRRACAILSRRMGEKFHVVKVNYDVCRKCKVCISTYGCPAMSWDPVKGPIIQSSCNGCGSCAYVCPFKAIEV from the coding sequence TTGGATCCCCTATTAGGTGAATCTGGATTAAGAGTTTTGATGATGGGTAATGAGGCTATTGCTAGAGGGGCCATTGAGGGTGGAGTGCAATTTGTATCCGGTTATCCTGGAACGCCATCTTCGGAGGTTATAATGTCCCTATCCAGAGTTTCCAGTAAGCTTGGAATCTTGGTGGAATGGTTTGCCAATGAGAAGGTTGCCCTTGAAGCTGCCTTCTCAGCATCCTCTGCTGGTTTGAGGTCCATGGTGACCATGAAGGCTCCTGGGGTTAATGTTGCTTCAGATGCCCTCCTATCAGCTGCCTATGCTGGGGTTAATGGTGGAATGGTTATTTTGGTGGCTGATGATCCAGGTCCACATACAACCCAGACTGAGCAGGATAGTAGGTTTTACGCGCTCCTATCAAACTTACCCCTAATTGAGCCTTCCACACCTCAGGAAGCTAAGGATATGGTGGTTTGGGGTTTTGAATTGTCTGAGGAGGTTAACCTCCCAGTAATACTTAGAACCACCACTAGGGTTAATCATACGTCTTCCGATGTTTTGCTTGGAGATTTAAAGCCCCTCAAGCGTAAACCATTATTCAAGAAGGATCTGCCGAGATATGTTAGGGCTTCCATGAGGTGGAATCTTGATAGGCATTTATGGCTGAATAAGTGTATGTCTCAAATCCCCAATCTGGCTTCCAAATACCCATTTGACATCATGATTTTGAGGGGGGATTTTGGGATCATAACGAGTGGGGTTAGCTATACGTATGTCTTGGAATCTTTGAGGAGGCTTGGATTTGAATCATGCTCAATACTTAGGGTTGGATTGGTGAACCCCATCTCCATGGAGAATTTATCCAAATTCCTATCCCATTGTAGGAGGATTTTATTTGTTGAGGAGCTTGAACCCATCCTTGAGGAGAGGGTTAGAGCATTATCCACAACCATGAATGTGGATGTGGATTTCCATGGTAAGTTTGATGGTGTTTTGCCTAGGGAGGGGGAATTCAACATTGAGATTGTGGAGAATGCCATAGCCAACGTCTTTGGATTTAAGGCTTCCACCCCCTCAATTAAAGCTTTACCAGTTGAGCCTCCACCTAGAAGTCCAGTTATGTGTGCAGGATGCCCGCATAGAAGCTCTTACTATGCCCTCTTGAAGGCTATTAGGGATTTAGGGTTTAGGGTTGATGAGGTTCCAGTATTTGGGGATATTGGTTGTTATGCGTTAAGCTTGCAGAAGCCTCTTGAAGCCATATGGACTGAGCACTGTATGGGTGCCAGTATATCCATGGCTTTAGGACTTAAGCTTTCAGGTTATGATAAGCCTGTGGTAGCTACGATAGGTGATTCAACACTATTTCATGCTGGTCTGCCAGCTCTTGTGGATGCAGTCCACTTCAATGCCAACATAGTTGTTATGGTTTTGGATAATGCCACAACAGCTATGACTGGGCATCAACCTCACCCTGGATCCAGTTTTAGGGCTGATGGATCCCCAGCTAGATCTGTGGATATAGTTAATGTGGTTAGGGGGGTTGGGGTTGATAGGGTTGAGGTTGTGGATCCATATGATATTCCTAAAACTGTGGATGTTTTGAAGAGGGCTTTGTTGAATAGGGATGGGGTTTACGTTGTGGTTTGTAGGAGGGCTTGTGCAATCCTCTCTAGGAGAATGGGTGAAAAGTTTCATGTGGTGAAGGTTAACTATGATGTTTGTAGGAAGTGTAAGGTTTGTATATCGACATATGGTTGCCCAGCTATGTCATGGGATCCTGTTAAGGGACCAATAATTCAATCTTCATGTAATGGGTGTGGCTCATGCGCATATGTATGTCCATTTAAAGCCATTGAGGTGTAG
- a CDS encoding CoA-binding protein: MNLDFFFYPKSVAIVGASTVPGKVGYELVKNIVEAGFGGDIFPVNPKGGSILGLKVYPSVKSIPSTPDLAIIVTPAEVVPGIVGECGSIGVKGVVVISGGFSEVGNRGLEEELVSYARKYGVRVIGPNSAGIINTSINFHACMEFRVPRGPVSLISQSGAVGGLLFALAREGVVGFSKFVSCGNSCDVSEVDVLEYLLGDDETGSIALYLEAVHDGRRFIDVCRRFRGVKPIVAFKAGKSISGGRAAASHTGALASPYHIYSSLFRQFGILEAPSLSGLFSSSKFLGLGFRARGPRTIIVTNSGGPGVVATDLCESFGLIVSEPSENLKSKLRGFLPQICSLRNPIDLTATGGYDWYYGVLREAAISGEYDLALVICVPPNFTNPMDVAKAVSDFHNSNMGMPIIPCFMYGDIVRECVKYLEGRGIPCTFTLEDAAYAAYSITRFGGGVFGSPIR; the protein is encoded by the coding sequence TTGAATTTGGACTTCTTCTTCTATCCTAAGTCTGTGGCTATTGTGGGTGCATCGACTGTTCCAGGTAAGGTTGGATATGAGCTTGTCAAGAATATTGTTGAAGCAGGTTTTGGAGGGGATATATTTCCAGTTAACCCTAAGGGTGGAAGCATACTTGGATTGAAGGTTTACCCCTCCGTTAAGAGTATACCATCAACTCCGGATTTAGCTATAATTGTAACTCCAGCTGAAGTAGTCCCCGGAATTGTTGGGGAGTGTGGCTCTATTGGCGTTAAGGGTGTTGTGGTTATTTCTGGAGGGTTTAGTGAGGTTGGGAATAGGGGGTTGGAGGAGGAGTTGGTTTCATACGCACGTAAGTATGGTGTTAGGGTTATTGGGCCTAATAGTGCTGGAATAATAAATACATCAATAAATTTCCATGCATGTATGGAGTTCAGAGTTCCAAGGGGGCCTGTATCCCTCATATCTCAAAGTGGGGCTGTTGGAGGCCTCCTCTTTGCATTGGCTAGGGAGGGGGTTGTGGGCTTCAGCAAATTTGTTAGTTGTGGGAATTCCTGTGATGTGAGTGAAGTGGATGTTTTGGAGTATCTTCTGGGGGATGATGAAACTGGATCTATAGCCTTATATCTTGAGGCGGTTCATGATGGGCGTAGATTCATTGATGTCTGTAGGAGGTTTAGGGGGGTTAAACCTATAGTGGCATTTAAGGCTGGTAAATCTATTAGTGGTGGTAGGGCTGCTGCATCCCATACAGGGGCTTTAGCTTCACCATACCATATCTACTCATCCTTATTCAGGCAGTTTGGGATTCTTGAAGCTCCAAGTCTCAGTGGCTTATTTTCATCATCAAAATTTCTAGGTTTAGGTTTTAGGGCTCGGGGGCCTAGAACCATAATAGTTACCAATTCAGGTGGACCTGGGGTTGTAGCCACGGATCTATGTGAATCTTTTGGCTTAATAGTATCTGAACCCTCTGAGAATTTGAAATCTAAGCTTAGAGGCTTCCTACCACAGATATGCTCATTGAGGAATCCAATAGACTTAACTGCCACTGGTGGTTATGATTGGTATTATGGCGTTTTGAGGGAGGCTGCAATTTCAGGGGAGTATGATTTAGCTTTAGTCATATGTGTCCCGCCAAACTTCACTAACCCCATGGATGTTGCTAAAGCTGTAAGTGATTTCCATAACTCGAATATGGGTATGCCCATAATCCCATGCTTCATGTATGGGGATATCGTTAGGGAATGTGTTAAATATTTGGAGGGGAGAGGTATTCCATGTACATTCACATTGGAGGATGCTGCCTATGCAGCTTACTCGATAACACGTTTTGGAGGTGGAGTTTTTGGATCCCCTATTAGGTGA
- a CDS encoding phosphoribosyltransferase — translation MVELKFVAPSWDEIYSKVIDLSLKIRGSGCKFDCIVGIARGGWIVARLLSDLLDIADIGSLRIEFYKDVGTHSRSPIVTQPVSIDVRGKRVLAVDDVSDTGSSLVKAVQHLIDMGAGSVMVATIHVKPWTIFIPDFYIEVTDAWIIYPWESYETIKSLTSRWIRDGLNSSEIRGRLLSIGIRGDVLDRILPIVLGDLKGGSDGS, via the coding sequence ATGGTGGAGTTAAAGTTTGTAGCCCCCTCATGGGATGAAATATATTCTAAGGTTATCGATTTATCACTTAAGATTAGGGGTTCTGGATGCAAGTTTGATTGTATAGTTGGGATTGCTAGGGGTGGGTGGATTGTTGCTAGATTGCTGTCAGATCTACTTGACATTGCTGATATTGGTAGTTTGAGGATAGAGTTCTATAAGGATGTTGGAACTCATAGCAGGTCTCCAATAGTTACGCAGCCAGTCTCCATAGATGTTCGAGGTAAACGTGTTTTGGCAGTTGATGACGTCTCTGATACTGGGAGTAGTTTGGTTAAGGCCGTTCAACATTTAATTGATATGGGTGCTGGTAGTGTTATGGTGGCAACCATACATGTTAAGCCTTGGACCATATTCATACCAGACTTCTATATTGAAGTTACTGATGCATGGATAATATATCCATGGGAATCCTATGAGACTATTAAGAGTTTGACTTCCAGGTGGATTAGGGATGGTTTAAATTCATCTGAAATTAGGGGTAGACTTCTAAGTATTGGTATAAGGGGGGATGTTTTGGATAGAATTCTACCCATAGTTTTGGGGGATTTGAAGGGTGGATCTGATGGAAGTTAG